The Rattus rattus isolate New Zealand chromosome X, Rrattus_CSIRO_v1, whole genome shotgun sequence genome has a window encoding:
- the Il2rg gene encoding cytokine receptor common subunit gamma isoform X1: MLKPLLPSRSFLLLQLLLLRVGWSSKVLMSSGNEDTKSDLLLTSMDLKHLSVPTLPLPEVQCFVFNVEYMNCTWNSSSERQPTNLTMHYRYKGSDNNTFQECSHYLFSKEITSGCQIQKEDIQLYQTFVVQLQDPQKPQRRAEQKLNLQNLVIPWAPENLTLYNLSESQVELRWKSRYIERCLQYLVQYRSNRDRSWTEQIVDHEPRFSLPSVDEQKLYTFRVRSRFNPICGSTQQWSKWSQPIHWGSHTAEENPSLFALEAVLIPVGTMGLIITLIFVYCWLERMPRIPAIKNLEDLVTEYHGNFSAWSGVSKGLTESLQPDYSERFCHTPVRFPQRRSPGRRA, translated from the exons ATGTTGAAACCATTATTGCCATCTAGATCCTTCTTactccttcagctgcttctgCTGAGGGTAGGGTGGAGCTCCAAGGTCCTCATGTCCAGTGGGAATGAAGACACCAAATCTG ATCTCTTGCTGACTTCTATGGACCTTAAACATCTCAGTGTTCCTACTCTGCCCCTCCCAGAGGTTCAATGCTTTGTGTTCAATGTCGAGTATATGAATTGCACTTGGAATAGCAGTTCTGAGCGCCAGCCGACCAACCTCACTATGCACTATAG GTACAAGGGATCTGATAATAATACATTCCAGGAGTGCAGCCACTATCTGTTCTCAAAAGAGATTACTTCTGGCTGTCAGATACAAAAAGAAGATATCCAGCTCTACCAGACATTTGTTGTCCAGCTTCAGGACCCCCAGAAACCCCAGAGGCGAGCCGAACAGAAGCTAAACCTACAGAATCTTG tGATCCCATGGGCTCCAGAGAATCTAACACTTTACAACCTGAGTGAATCTCAGGTAGAACTGAGGTGGAAAAGCAGATACATAGAACGCTGTTTACAATACTTGGTGCAGTACCGGAGCAACCGAGATCGAAGCTGGACG GAACAAATAGTGGATCATGAGCCTAGATTCTCCCTGCCTAGTGTGGATGAACAGAAGCTGTACACATTTCGGGTTCGGAGCCGCTTTAACCCGATCTGTGGAAGTACTCAACAGTGGAGTAAATGGAGCCAACCAATCCACTGGGGGAGCCATACTGCAGAGG AGAATCCTTCCTTGTTTGCACTGGAAGCTGTGCTTATCCCTGTTGGCACCATGGGGTTGATTATTACCCTGATCTTTGTGTACTGTTGGTTGGAACG AATGCCTCGAATTCCCGCCATCAAGAATCTAGAGGATCTGGTTACTGAATACCATGGGAACTTTTCG GCCTGGAGTGGTGTGTCTAAAGGGCTGACTGAGAGTCTGCAGCCAGACTACAGTGAACGGTTCTGCCACACGCCAGTGAGATTCCCCCAAAGGAGGAGCCCTGGGAGACGGGCCTGA
- the Il2rg gene encoding cytokine receptor common subunit gamma isoform X2: MLKPLLPSRSFLLLQLLLLRVGWSSKVLMSSGNEDTKSDLLLTSMDLKHLSVPTLPLPEVQCFVFNVEYMNCTWNSSSERQPTNLTMHYRYKGSDNNTFQECSHYLFSKEITSGCQIQKEDIQLYQTFVVQLQDPQKPQRRAEQKLNLQNLVIPWAPENLTLYNLSESQVELRWKSRYIERCLQYLVQYRSNRDRSWTEQIVDHEPRFSLPSVDEQKLESFLVCTGSCAYPCWHHGVDYYPDLCVLLVGTNASNSRHQESRGSGY; the protein is encoded by the exons ATGTTGAAACCATTATTGCCATCTAGATCCTTCTTactccttcagctgcttctgCTGAGGGTAGGGTGGAGCTCCAAGGTCCTCATGTCCAGTGGGAATGAAGACACCAAATCTG ATCTCTTGCTGACTTCTATGGACCTTAAACATCTCAGTGTTCCTACTCTGCCCCTCCCAGAGGTTCAATGCTTTGTGTTCAATGTCGAGTATATGAATTGCACTTGGAATAGCAGTTCTGAGCGCCAGCCGACCAACCTCACTATGCACTATAG GTACAAGGGATCTGATAATAATACATTCCAGGAGTGCAGCCACTATCTGTTCTCAAAAGAGATTACTTCTGGCTGTCAGATACAAAAAGAAGATATCCAGCTCTACCAGACATTTGTTGTCCAGCTTCAGGACCCCCAGAAACCCCAGAGGCGAGCCGAACAGAAGCTAAACCTACAGAATCTTG tGATCCCATGGGCTCCAGAGAATCTAACACTTTACAACCTGAGTGAATCTCAGGTAGAACTGAGGTGGAAAAGCAGATACATAGAACGCTGTTTACAATACTTGGTGCAGTACCGGAGCAACCGAGATCGAAGCTGGACG GAACAAATAGTGGATCATGAGCCTAGATTCTCCCTGCCTAGTGTGGATGAACAGAAGCT AGAATCCTTCCTTGTTTGCACTGGAAGCTGTGCTTATCCCTGTTGGCACCATGGGGTTGATTATTACCCTGATCTTTGTGTACTGTTGGTTGGAACG AATGCCTCGAATTCCCGCCATCAAGAATCTAGAGGATCTGGTTACTGA
- the CXHXorf65 gene encoding uncharacterized protein CXorf65 homolog, with product MFIIIKHGDNQEFLVNTNCSVLLLLHYTRKKMGLRKTDTIDLCDESGTMKLLFLSKTPGDYASKFLTARNTYYVCKVERGAPGTRIENSYKAIVPLLKHPEPELVESLRTQCEFLERSRIKMLRTLEAKRLAAMESSVNLPARSPKSGGTQQTPSPSSQLKSKGGRSDEDGPPPTRKPFYKTRADFLKRHR from the exons ATGTTTATCATCATCAAACATGGAG ACAATCAAGAGTTTCTGGTCAATACCAATTGCTCTGTCCTCCTGTTGCTACACTACACCAGAAAGAAAATGGGATTACGGAAAACAG ACACCATTGATTTGTGTGATGAATCGGGGACCATGAAGTTACTCTTCCTGTCAAAGACACCTGGAGACTATGCCAGCAAATTCCTTACAGCTCGAAATACCTACTATGTTTGTAAAGTGGAGCGTGGGGCACCAG GTACCAGGATTGAGAATTCCTACAAAGCTATTGTGCCCCTCCTGAAGCATCCAGAACCTGAACTAGTTG agTCACTGCGCACACAATGTGAGTTCCTGGAGAGGAGCCGAATAAAGATGCTTAGAACTCTTGAAGCCAAGAGACTGGCAGCCATGGAATCCTCTGTAAATCTCCCAGCAAGATCTCCCAAGAGTGGTGGAACCCAGCAGACCCCTAGCCCAAGCAGCCAACTGAAG tctaAAGGTGGGCGATCAGATGAAGACGGGCCACCTCCCACCCGCAAACCATTCTATAAGACTAGAGCAGACTTTCTCAAGAGGCATCGTTAA
- the Foxo4 gene encoding forkhead box protein O4, with the protein MEPENKKSATEAAAIIDLDPDFEPQSRPRSCTWPLPRPELATEPPEPSEVEPSLGQKVPTEGHSEPTLLPSRLPEPAGGPQPEILGAVTGPRKGGSRRNAWGNQSYAELISQAIESAPEKRLTLAQIYEWMVRTVPYFKDKGDSNSSAGWKNSIRHNLSLHSKFIKVHNEATGKSSWWMLNPDGGKGGKAPRRRAASMDSSSKLLRGRSKGPKKKPSVLPAPPEGATPRSPLGHFAKWSSSPCPRNREEADVWTTFRPRSSSNASTVSTRLSPMRPESEVLAEEEMPASASSYAGGVPPTLSEDLELLDGLNLASPHSLLSRSNLSSFSLQHPGLAGPLHSYGASLFGPIDGSLSAGEGCFSSSQSLEALLTSDTPPPPADVLMTQVDPILSQAPTLLLLGGMPSSSKLATGVSLCPTPLEGPGPSNLVPTLSVMAPPPVMPGAPIPKVLGTPVLASPTEDFSHDRMPQDLDLDMYMENLECDMDNIISDLMDGEGLDFNFEPDP; encoded by the exons ATggagccagagaataagaagtcAGCCACAGAGGCTGCCGCGATCATAGACCTCGATCCCGACTTCGAACCCCAGAGCCGTCCGCGGTCCTGCACCTGGCCCCTTCCTCGACCAGAGCTCGCTACGGAGCCACCCGAACCGTCCGAGGTGGAGCCCAGTCTGGGACAGAAGGTACCCACGGAGGGACACTCCGAACCGACCCTGTTGCCCTCTCGGCTCCCAGAGCCGGCAGGGGGCCCCCAGCCGGAAATCCTGGGGGCTGTAACAGGTCCTCGGAAGGGAGGCTCCCGCCGGAATGCCTGGGGAAATCAGTCATATGCAGAACTCATCAGCCAGGCCATTGAAAGCGCCCCGGAGAAGCGGCTGACACTCGCCCAGATATACGAATGGATGGTCCGCACGGTGCCCTACTTCAAGGACAAGGGTGACAGCAACAGCTCGGCAGGATGGAAG AATTCCATCCGTCACAACCTGTCTTTGCACAGCAAGTTCATCAAGGTACATAACGAGGCCACCGGCAAGAGCTCTTGGTGGATGCTGAACCCCGATGGCGGCAAGGGTGGCAAGGCACCCCGGCGCAGGGCTGCCTCCATGGATAGCAGCAGCAAGCTGCTCCGGGGCCGCAGCAAAGGCCCCAAGAAGAAGCCATCTGTCCTACCAGCTCCACCTGAAGGTGCCACTCCAAGGAGCCCTCTGGGCCACTTTGCCAAGTGGTCGAGCAGTCCTTGTCCTCGAAATCGAGAAGAAGCTGATGTGTGGACCACTTTCCGTCCACGAAGCAGTTCAAATGCTAGCACTGTCAGCACTCGGCTGTCCCCAATGAGGCCGGAGTCTGAGGTGCTAGCAGAAGAGGAAATGCCAGCCTCAGCCAGCAGCTATGCAGGGGGTGTCCCTCCTACCCTCAGTGAAGATCTAGAGCTGCTAGATGGGCTCAATCTTGCATCTCCCCATTCCTTGCTGTCCaggagcaatctctccagcttctctttgcagcatCCTGGGCTTGCTGGCCCCTTACATAGCTATGGCGCCTCCCTCTTTGGCCCAATAGATGGGTCTTTGTCAGCAGGAGAAGGGTGCTTCTCGAGTTCCCAGTCTCTAGAGGCTCTGCTCACCTCTGATACACCACCACCTCCTGCTGATGTTCTCATGACCCAGGTAGATCCTATCCTGTCTCAGGCTCCTACACTTCTGTTACTGGGAGGAATGCCTTCCTCTAGCAAGTTGGCCACAGGAGTCAGCCTGTGTCCTACGCCGCTAGAGGGTCCTGGTCCCAGCAACCTGGTTCCCACCCTTTCTGTGATGGCACCACCTCCAGTCATGCCAGGTGCTCCCATCCCTAAGGTCCTGGGAACCCCTGTGCTTGCATCTCCTACTGAAGATTTCAGCCATGACAGAATGCCTCAGGATCTGGATCTTGATATGTACATGGAGAACCTGGAGTGCGACATGGATAACATCATCAGTGACCTCATGGATGGTGAGGGACTGGACTTCAACTTTGAGCCAG ATCCCTGA